A stretch of the Salvelinus fontinalis isolate EN_2023a chromosome 22, ASM2944872v1, whole genome shotgun sequence genome encodes the following:
- the LOC129819638 gene encoding zinc finger MYM-type protein 1-like produces the protein MQGQTDRDRESQESDCESVRVVKGKEPRRETSEDSVTATAGPGVTLVASSTSIGDSGTASSSYLSDGTKPYQPHPQFIEPQTLANRVLTFQERWFRDFPWLHYNPSIKGVLCFHCSQGFSSQPSFGQRADAAFISAGFRNWRKAIEKFTAHQNCQTHRHFVTVTAHQLNPISVQLSSAWGKQQEDARHCLMKIVSSVRHVVRQGQAFRGHMDDSGNLYQLLKLRAEEDDPILLKWLTERTTMYTGPKAQNEILNMANTVIRGIAAEIRSLPIVQFSLIVDGTQDVSGAEQESVCLRYVDHDLVPHEDSPVVSDTLSLVCRLQSSVCGHLLGAREMTKATLHCMRKQQL, from the exons atgcagggacagactgacagagacagggagtctcag gagtcagactgtgagtcagtgagggtggtgaaagggaaagagccaaggagagagacttcagaggacagtgtcacagccacggcaggaccaggtgtcacccttgttgccagcagcaccagtataggggacagtggcacagcatcgtccagttacctcagtgatggcacaaaaccatatcagccacacccacaatttatagaaccgcaaactcttgccaacagagtgttgacgtttcaagagagatggtttcgcgatttcccctggctacattataatccatcaataaaaggagtgttgtgttttcactgtagccaagggttttcaagccagccatcttttggccaaagagcagatgctgccttcattagtgcaggatttaggaactggagaaaagccattgaaaaattcacagcacatcaaaactgccaaacccaccgccactttgtaactgtaacagcacaccagctaaatccaatcagtgtccagttatccagcgcgtggggtaaacagcaggaggacgcaaggcattgcttgatgaaaattgttagttcggtgcggcatgtagtaagacagggacaagcctttagaggccacatggatgacagtgggaatttataccagcttttgaaactcagggcagaagaggatgatcccattttactgaagtggttaacagagcgtaccacaatgtacacaggccccaaagcacagaatgaaattctgaacatggccaatacagtcattcgaggcattgcagctgagattaggtctcttccgattgtacaattttcattaattgttgatggtactcaagatgtctctggtgctgaacaggagagtgtctgtctgcgttatgttgaccatgaccttgtccctcacgaggactcgcctgttgtctccgacaccctgtctctggtatgcaggctgcagtcgagtgtgtgcggtcatctcttaggggcaagagaaatgacgaaagctaccttgcactgtatgagaaagcaacaactttga